CGCTTGGGCGTCGCCGGACCGCCGTTGCCGCGGACACCACCTTGGCCACGGCTACCGCCGCCTTGGGAGTTCTTCGGGTTGTCGTTGCCGCGCCCGCGTCGATCTTCGGACCCCGACGACCCGCCGGCTTGATCCAGCAGCTTCTCGCGCGCGCGCCACTCATCAGCAGTGAAGAGCAGTTGTGCGCCGAGCACCGGTGTTTCCTCGCGGTCACGCACCTCGACCACAAGGAGTCGGCCACAGAGCTCCTCGTGGGAGAGCTGTTTGGTGTCCACGAGGGACTCATTCGCCAACCGCCATCTCGCGGTAGGGCCGCGGCACCGTCCGGAGGACCTTGAGAACAGCCATGTGCTCGTCCACCGGGTCGCCGAGCGCCTCCAGCTTGTCGATGATCGTCCTGAGCCGCATCACATACGACTCGATCCCTTCGCCGTACTTGTACCGGAGCGCCTCGTACTCCGAACGGCGAGTCTGCGCCTTGGCTTCACGCACGCGCTCGACCCCGACGCGCATGGTCTTCAGGGTGTCCCATGCCTGCTTGGCCGTGGCCTTGGCGCCCAGAATACGCATGAGCTCCGGCGGCACCCCCTTCAGGAGGGCGATCATGGCGCGCCGGTCGTCGCGATCCGTACCTTGGCCAGTTTCCACCACCCTTCACAGCTCATCGGCCTGCAGCTGCAGCTTGGTGATCATGGCCTAGTCGGAGTAGTTCGTGCGCGTGAGCATCATCGGgggagcaccgccgccgccaccgtgcaCGACGCGCTCGATCACACGCACCCCCGACCCCACCTCTGTGGAGAGACGCGCCAGGCAGCGCCCTTTTCCTCCTCCTGCTGTTTCTTCGACTTCTCGTCGTCGCTGCCTGCCATCACTCCGGCGGATCAGACACCGCCGGCGCCCAGGATGGATCGAACACCACCGAGGCTCTGATGCCCCTTGTAGTTGCAGATGGCTGCCGATCGCACGAGAGAGAGAATTTCGCGAGAGAGAAGATCAAGTCTGACAGAGGTATTTTGTGCTGCGCACTGAACTGCAGCTTTTCTCTGCTTTTCTGTTATTTGTAGCAAGCTCAAACGGCTGCCGAGATACAAGGAAAACGCCCACGTCTTCAGCTGGCCTACTGGTCGTGCCATCCCACGACGCcaagctgagatcaagcaactACTTTGCCCGCACAGACCGCTACGATCATGCCATTCCATGACCCGGTGAGGCGAGCATTTCTAGCTAACAAACTAACTGAAACTACTGACAGAAAACGCCTAACTGAATCTACTGAACCGTGCGTGTACAGGTGCACGCTCCCGGTCCCTTTTATTCAGAGAAACAACAAGTTCAGTGTTGAGTCTTGCAACAGATTAGCTATCAGATGCGCCCCCTGCCGCCTCCCACTGCCTCGACGGTTTCTCCGAGGAGCGCGGAGCCAGCCATTTGGACCATGTCCGGCCGGAGCACCCAGCGGAAGGCGTACCCGGTGGCTGCCAGGCCTGCGAGGAATTCAGTGAACTGCTCATGCGTGATCACGGCGAGGCTCCCCAGGCTCACGTACACGACGGACCGGTCGTCGTGGCCGTCCAGCCACGCCATGCACCCGTCGTCCTCCCGCCACAGGCTCGCGCTTGCGGCGAACTTCGACCTCACGTGAAGTGGGCCTACCGCGAAGACGTCGCTTGTGCACGACGCGATGTGGGCGAGCGCTGACCGCTCCATGGACGCTGCGGTGTTGACTATGAGCGCATGTGCCTTGCTGGAACGAACGGTAACCTCGGCGAGCTTGAGCACCAAGGGGTCTTCGCCCCCTTTTTCAGCGCAGGAGAGTCCTCGAGGAAGATCTCGTCGCCGGAGGAAGTCCTCCATCCCCGGAACGCCACGCACCAGGTCGTCTGCAGGGAAGGCGGTCTCGCCGAGCTCGACGAGCTTGGGCATAGACAGGATCGCCAGGTAGCTGGACGCGCTGTGCGTGACGAAGGCGAGCGATGGGATGCCGAGCTCGTCAGCGATGTCGAAGGCGAACGGAATGGTGCTATCGGCGAGAACGCATGTCACCGGCGCATCGGCGGCAGAGAGCGGGGCCCGGTACGCCCGGTGGGCCCGGCGCATCGTCGGGTTGGCCGTCGGGGATGCACAGCAAGCGGAGGCCCGGTGGAGGCGCCTGAGCAAGACGACGGAGGTTCCACTCGGTGTGGAGGAAGGTGACTTGGACGCCGGCATCGACGAGGGCGGTGGCGAAATGGAGCATGTGCCCCTGCCGCGGCCAAGGGAACAAGAGAACGTGCACCGCGGCGTCATCCATCACCGCGGCAAATCGGCAGGTCGTCCAACTCGCAGATTTAGTGCAAGCTCCGGCCGGCGTTTGCTACAAGCGTGATGGAGTAAATGGCACCGGCGGTTCGAGAACTTGCGCTGCGGGTGCACTTAAGTCATGCTACTTGCAAATCGGAAAAATCCGTCATTGAACTTGCATTACGGGTGCAGATAGATCACACAGGTCATCTGAACCGGCCAGCTGCCCGGTTTTCTCCCTCTAACGGTCAAACGCGATAAATTTGTTCACGACTTTAAACATATATGTGATTCGTGACTTTTAAATAATGTTCGTGAACGATAAATTTGACAACTATTTGTTCacgactttaaaaaaaatgttagcgaaagttttttaaaaaatttgtgatccgcgactttaaaaaaatgttcgcgaacgataaattaaaaatatttatttaaaatattttgtgattcgtgactttaaaaaaatgtccaggaataaaaaatttgaaaatatttttgaatGATAAATTTAAAAAATTTCGTGAATGATTAATTTGAAATTTGTTTGTTCACGACTTTTAAAAAAATGGTCGAGAACgataaatttgaaaaatatttttgaTTCGCGAACATTTATTTAGAGTTGTGAACATTAAAAAAAATTCTGATTCACGACTTTAAAAAAAGTTCGCGAACGATAAACTAAAAAATATTTattaaaaatatttgtgattcGTGACTTTAAAAAATGGTCCACgaacaaaaagtttgaaaattggAAAACTATTTGTTCACGACTTTAAAAAAATCGAGAACggtaaatttgaaaaatatttgtgattcacgaacatttttttaagttgtgatcatttaaaaaaatatttgtgattcacgactttaaaaaaaagtttgtgaacgataaattaaaaaaatatttattAAAAATATTTGTGTTCGTGACTTTTAATAAATGTTCACGAAGAAAAATTTTGAAAATAGTTGTGAATAATAAATTTGAAAATGTTAATGAAAGATTAATTTGAAAACTATTTGTTCACGACTATAAAAAATGTTGGCGAATgataaatttgaaaaatatttgtgaTTCACAAACATTGTTTTTAAgttgtgaacattttaaaaaaatatttgtgattcgcaactttaaaaaaattagaaaatatttatttaaattttttgtgattcgtgactttaaaaaaaatgtccAGGAATGAAAAATGTGAAATGTGACCTATCTGGACCCGCAACGCAAGTTCTATGACGGGTTTTTCTCGAAAATAGGGCAGCTGGCCGGTTCAGATGGCATATGTGACCTATCTGCACCCGCAATGCAAGTTCAATGACGGGTTTTTCCGGTTTAGAAGTACCATGACTTAAATGCACCCGCAGCGCAAGTTCTGGGACCACCAGTGCCATTTACTCAGCgtgatggggggggggcaaattAGAGCCCTGTAAAACTCATATAAAGGTCTGTATGTTTACCATTTTTGTAAACCATTTGCTCGAAGAGCCCTCCAAATCAATCTACAGTAGCATCTCTGCACATGTCGTTGTGGGATAGAACTTGAGTTGGTACAACCCGTGACTCATGCCAAAGAACGAAGCTACGATGCTCCTTCTACTTTTGAATATCTGCTCAATCAATCAGGTTGGCTACGTCATTGATGACAATTTGGCCTCAATTCCACATGTGCTGACGGCTGAAGAACCACATCGTTAAATAAGAAAGCAGTAATGCTACATCGACGGGCTCTTTACAGGGCTTTACAGACAGGTGTGGAGCTGTCAACTAATCATTAGATTAAGGTGAAGAAGGAGCcccacccacctgaaaatcagggggagggGGGCGAATTAGAGTGAAGGTCCCTGTAGAACTCATGTAAGGGTCTGTATGTTTAGCATTTTTGATAAGAAAAATATGTTTCAGGATCCCCAGGTGTGAACATAGACGGTGAGTACTGAAGGACCCGGTTGTCATTTCATTTTCTTTGAAGATCAAAATGCATACTTTGGCCCCCGCAAAAAAAGAATGCATACTTTGACGTATCCTTTCAGTATTTCTCATGGAGAAAGTCCACTTTCGTCCATTTAACTTCTACAAATTTCTACCTTTCTTCATTAAAATTTTATTTGATCTAATCTTGCATTATTCATCTGCCAAAAAAGTATATTTAGAGTCCTCAATCCTGTTTTAGGACGTAAACTGGCCAGTTTAGGACTTCCACTTCTCGTATGTTTTATTCCCTCCGTTCTAAATTATAAGATATTCTATTTTTCCCGGAACTGGATGTATGTAAGCGTGCTTTAATGTGTGTGTTCAATCATTTTAGTTTGTATATAGTCTATTTGGAATACCCATATTTTTTAAATAACACTCCTTCCATTTCACAATGTAGTGCACACACGTTTTTTAAGAtttaactttgaccataaatttaatcaaTGAAATGTGAGTTATGTGTCATAAAAATGATACCATTGTATTCGTATTCGACGGAAGttttcaatggtataatttttCAGTGACTTGATTGATGTATTATTCGTCTAATTTATAATCAAATTTAAATCTCGAAAAGCATGTCTGCACAAAATTATGGAATGGATGGAGTATTATTAAATTTCATTGCCAAATATCTGAAGAGTGATATCTTTTAAACAATAAATCCGATTGGTGATATTCTTTATATATTTGAATTACTCGTGGCAAGACCATTAAATAAGTTCAATACTTGATACATTTCAACTAATTTTATTGCACAGATTCCAAATTGCATATTTCACTCAAATCAAAAAAACATATTGCACCCATGTGGAAAAATGATTGTGCtcatttaaaaaatatatatttcaCTCACATAAAAAAAtgatttcatcacagaaataaccGATTTTACTCATTTCAAAGAACCAATTTCACTAAATTgaaaaacatatttcactcattggTGTTATTATAAGCTGTTTTGCACACTGAAAATTGAATGGCTGATATAGGTGGGTTGAAATGTTAAAGTCGAATATCATTTTTCAGTTTCGATTAACTCATTCCACTCATTTGTGTTGTTCTAAGAAATTCCCACACAGATTTCACTCATCCACATATTTCACAGAAGTTTCAACATATGGAATGTGAAATAGCTTTGTTTCACATATTTCTTTTCAAATATGTTTCTTTTGAATATTTGTTCACTCATTTTCACAAATATAATTTTTCAGTTTCAGTAACTTATCTCACTCAAAAACACATTTTACTCATTCTTTTGTTTTGGGTACGTAGTCCCCACACATATTTCGCTCCTCCAAATATTTTACAATTTTTTTAACATGTGAAATGTGTGAAATAGGTTTGTTTCACATATTTCTTTTGAAATAGGTTTGTTTACAATATTTCTTTTCAAATAGTTTTTATTTTTAGAAAACTTATGTCACTCATGTTGTTGTTCAAAATTAAACACATTTTTGAATAAGTGGATCGAAACAGATTGAGTGAAATAAGTGGATTGAATCATCAAAATTAAGACATGTTTAAAATTTATCCTAGATTGACCTTGTTCTAAAGGTATTGACACTAGAAgctccaatatatatatatatatattaaacaaAAATATGGTTCAAAAGATACGAATGATTAAAATTGCGGTGGCCGCCGGCTGTGCACCCAGCGTGAAGGACGAAAGCCTACGTCTGTGGCAGCAATTATTTGAATCCAACAGGGAAGGtgtggcttttttaattaggaGTGATGATAAACACCCACAGGGTTCGAGAACCCGCGTCGGTGGGAGCACGCAACTGCACTCCAACACTGGGCTAGGAGTCCATCCACCAAATCATACTAATCACTGGATCAACTTTTTCTTTGAGAAAATAATCATTGGATCAACTTAATAGTATATTCCTTTGCAATACACGGACAATTATCTAGTTTTTTAAGAAAAACATTATTGCTCTGCATATATCTCCATAATTGATGGTGGCACTTAACAATGCGATTATTTTACTCAGTGTCTGGCAAATTGCTACCAGCCTGTACTAGTCTTCGTTCATTCTGGGCTTCATTAGAGAGGAGCTGATGTTGAGCTCCCCGATGAAGCGGACGAGCCGCTCGAACTGGAATGACGACGACCCCGCCTCCGCGATGTTGAGCCTCAACTGTTGCGCCATGGCTTGGGCCGCCTCCTTGATCTCGTCCGAAATCATGACCCCCCTCACCGTCTTCTCCACGACGCCTCTGTCGCAGACGTCTTTCATGTCCAGCCCCGTCTTCCACACGGCGTCCACGAAGCGGCTGTTGGTCTGCTGGTCGGCGAAGAAGGGCCAGCACACCATCGGCACGCCCTCCACGGCGCACTCCAGCGTCGAGTTCCATCCGGCGTGTGTCAGGAAGCAGCCCACCGCCCGATGACGCAGCACGTCCCGCTGAGGAGCCCACTCGACGACGCGCCCCCTGCCGCCTCCCACTGCCTCGACGGTTGCTCCGAGGAGCTTGGAGCTGGTCATCTGGACCATGCCCGGCCGGAGAACCCAGAGGAAGGCGTACCCGGTGGCTGCCAGACCAGAGAGGAACTCAGTGAACTGCTCGTGGGTGATCACGGCGAGGCTTCCCAGGCTCACGTACACGACGGACCGGTCCTCGTGGCCGTCCAGCCAGGCCATGCACCCGTCGTCCTCCCGCCACAGGCTCGCGCTTTCGGCGATCGTGGACCTGGCGTGCAGTGGGCCGACGGCGAAGACCTCGCATGCGCACGACGCGATGTGAGCGAGCGCTGGCCCCTCCATGGACGCAGCGGTGTTGATTATGAGCGCACGCGCCTTGCAGCTCCGGGCGGTGACCTCGGCAAGCTTTAGCACCAAGGGGTCTCCGTCGCCTTTTTCAGCGCAGGAGAGACCACGAGGAAGGTCACGTCGACGGAGGAAGCCCTCCATCCCCGGCACGCCACGCACCGGGTCGTCCGCGGGGAAGGCGGCCTCGCCGAGCTCGAGGAGCTTGGGCATGGACAGGAGCGCCAGGTAGCTGCACGCGCTGTGCGGGGCGAAGGCGAGCGCCGGGATGCCGAGCTCCTCGGCGATGTCGAAGGCGAACGGCATGGTGCCATCGGCGACAACGCATGTCACGGGCGCATCAACGGCGGAGAGAAGCGACAGGAGCAGGGCACGGTACGCGGCGCTGCCGGTCGTGCACATGGACTCCATGAGATCCAAGAAGCTGCAGGGTTGGTCTTCGGGGAGGCCGTCGGGAATGGAAAGCAAGCGGAGGCCCAGCAGAGGCGCCTGGGCCAGACGGCGGAGGTTGCGCTCGGTGTGGAGGAAGCTGACTTGGAGACCGGCGTCGACGAGGGCGGTGGCGAAATGGAGAATGGGGTTGATGTGCCCCTGCCGTGGCCAAGGGAACACGAGAACGTGCGCCGCGGTGTCCATCATTCTGGCAAACGGCAGGTCGGCCAACTCGCAGATTTAATGGCGGCTCTGGTGGTTGGTGTTGCTTGGCGTCCTATATATAAACGGCGAGGGAGAAGGAACAAACCATCGGCAATCAGAACACTCCAGTTAGGAGTACGGAGTAGTAGTAGTAATAATCTCCAATAGCAACTCTGCACCCGATCCGGCCGTCGCTGCAGCACCTCACTGTTGGTGGCGGCAGGTACGCGGAGAGAGCTGTCATCGGCATGCCCTGCACAAAAACAGAATTCAGTTCAAGTCTGGATCAGGCAAGCTCAAGACTGCAGAGTGGTGATTAGTATGGATCAGGGTACTTGTTGCTGTTAAACATTGTAAACATATACGGTAGAGTATATAAACCGTATATGTGTTGTATTTGTACAGGTGAGTAGGCGTGCGTGTTGTGTATTCAGTTGGGTCTTTGAGATATGATCTTATCAGGTTGTTAGCTAACTTGGAGATCAATCCGAGTCCAACTAATCTTATATCTATCCTGGCTTCGGCCCCTATATCGACACGCACGTGTCCCTGCAACGAGCATACGCTTAACCCTCGTtttcacatggtatacagagcctacCTTTTCCATCGCATCTAGATGTCGAGCTCCTCCTCAGCCGTTGCCATGGCCACGCCCTCCATCGCCTCTCTTGGTCACACCATCACCGAAAAACTGACCCGAGAGAACTTCCTAGTGTGGAAGGTGCAGGTCTTGCCGCACATCAAGGGGGCGGGGCTGATGGGCTATCTGGACGGCTCGATCAAGGAGCCAGCCGCCGTGCTCTACACCGAGAAGGACGTCGCCGGCAAGGAGACCACATCCTCGCCGAACCCTGAGCATGTTGTGTGGGTTACTTAAGATCAGCAAATCCTCACGTTTTTTATCTCATCGCTCTCCCGTGAGGTTTTACTGCAGGTCAGCTCCCACACCACCGCCGCATCGATCTGGAATGCCCTGCTGCAGAGCTTCTCCTCGCAGTCAAGGGCTAGGGTTATCCAGCTCCACTCGGCCATCGAGCACACCCGCAAAGGGGACATGTCTGCCGCTGCCTACTACACGAAGATGGTGAGCATCGCCGACGAGCTGGCAGCCGCAGGCAAGCCCCTGGATGAAGACGACGTCGTCGATCACATCCTGCAAGGCCTCCTCCACGAACCCGACTACAGTGGCTTCGTCtcggccatctcctcccgcacCGCCACCGAGCAGCCGATCGGCCTCAGCGAACTCTTCTCCCTGCCGCTGTCGGCTGAAGCCCGCATCGCCGCCCAAAACACCGCTCTCCACTCCGCAAATCTGGCGGCAAGGGGTGGAGGTCGCGGCAACTCAAGGGGCGGCGGCAACAGTGGAAGTGGCTCCCGCGGCTACATCAACAACAACGCGGGCGCCCACTACCCTGACAACCACGGTGGTGGCGGCTTTGGAGGTGGTCCGCGGCAAGGAGGTGGTGACCGTGGTGACCGCGAGCGCGAGAAGTGCCAGATTTGCAAGCTTGAAGGGCATGGCGCATGGCGCTGCAAGAAACGCTACGATCGCAACTTCAACAACAACGTCCGCAACCCCgcaggaggcggtggtggcggaggaCGCGGTGGTGGTGGAGGACACCGCTCGGCCAACGCTGCCCACTCCTATGGAGTTGATACCAATTGGTATCTTGACACTGGTGCAACTGATCACGTGACGGGAGAACTGGAGAAACTTGCGGTTCACGACCGCTACACCGGCACGGAACAAATCCACACTGCGAGTGGTCAAGGTATAGACATTGCCCACATTGGTCATTCAGTTCTTACTACCCGTCATGGCTCTTTGCATCTAAATAATACCATCCATGCTCCTCAAGCCGATCAAAGCCTACTCTCTACCTATAAACTTATCAAAGATAACAATGCTTTCTTGGAAGTTTACCCCGAAATTTTCTTTGTTAAGGATCGGGCCACTCGGAGAACCGTTCTTCAAAACAGGACTAGGGGTCGCCTGTTTCCTGTCTCTGGCCGCCATGATGCCCCTCCTCGACAAGCTCTCAGTGTGGTCAAGCCTTCCACTTCAAGATGGCACAAACGCCTAGGGCACCCTGCTTTTCCGGTGGTTCAGAAAATTCTTCGAGATTTTAATCTTCCAGTATCAAATAAGCAAGATCATCTTCTTGTGTGTGATTCATGTCAGATGGCCAAGAGCCATCAACTTCCATATTCTCGCTCTAGTAGTGAATCAAAGGCTCCTTTAGAGCTAGTTttttcagatgtttggggtcctggaCCCGTTTCTGTTGGCAGACAAAAGTATTATGTTACTTCCattgatgattttagtaagttcaGTTGGATCTATTTGCTTAAgaataaatctgatgtgtttgcaAAGTTTAATCTCTTTCAGCAACATGTTGAACGTCTTTTTGATCGCAAAATTCTTGCCATGCAAACGGACTGGGGAGGTGAATACCAAAAACTTCATTCGTTTTTTGAGCGCATAGGTATCACTCACCATGTCTCCTGTCCACATGCTCATCAGCAAAACGGATCCGCTGAACGTAAACACCGCCATATCGTGGAGGTTGGTCTCTCCCTTCTTGATCATGCCTATATGCCTCTCAAATTTTAGGACGAGGCGTTTCTCACGGCGGTGTATCTCATAAATCGTGTTCCTAGTAAAGTCATCAATAATCAGACTCCTCTTGAGCGTATTTTTGGCACTAAACCAAATTACACTTTCGTTCGCATTTTTGGTTGTGCTGTCTGGCCCAACCTTCGCCTATTCAATAAACATAAGCTTGAGTTCCGCTCGAAACAGTGTGTGTTTCTTGGGTACAGTAGTCTTCACAAAGGCTACAAGTGTTTGGATGTTGCCACGGGTCGTATCTATGTCTCTCGTGATGTGGTTTTCGATGAGCAAATTTTTCCCTTTGCAAAACTTCACCCTAACGCCGGCACACAACTTCGtaaagaacttgtccttcttcCCTCCCATCTTCTGCCATCACCCAACTTTGTTCTCGGGAGCGTAGAGGATGCTGATGATCATGTGTCAATGCCCAATAATTCCTTTGATCAAAACTCTGATGAAAGTGTGCAGGAAAACAGTGCAAACATGAAAGAAAATCCGCATGATTTTATGCAGGCCACGGAGTCCACTTATTCAGCCGCAGAAGATCCGCATGCTGATCCCGGAGTAGATCAGGGAGGGATCCCCTCGGGATCTGCTGTGGCAGGCGCGTCAAGTGGATCGCCTTCGGGATCTGCGCTGCAGTCTCACCCGCGGGGCGCGCCCGTTGCAGGACCAGGTGGGTCCCCCCTGCAGGGCATTGGTCGGTCACGGGCCGTGCCTACGACGGGACCAGGCGGGTCCCCACTGCATGGCCTCGGTCGGCTTTCCTCAGGGACGAGCGTGCCTGCTGGATTGGGCGATCCCGCTCCATCGCCTGCCGCGTCGCTGATGGCTCCAAGTGGCAGTTTCGGAGAGGCTGGTGCGCGCCTCGAGGCTGATCGCGCTGAGCCAACACAGGAGTTCGAACAGGAGTTCTCGGGTGGTTTTTCTGCGGATTCTGGATTTTCTGTGTCTTCTTCTTCAAATCGTCTTCAACACCATATCTCACGTccagctccgcctcctcctccacggtCCCATACCAGGTCACAGAGTGGTATTATCAAGCCTAAGCTTTATAATGATGGTTGTGTTCGTTGGGGTTCCTTTTGTGCCACAAGTGAACCGCAAAACTTGGGAGAAGCCCTTGGAGAACGTCGGTGGAAGGAGGCAATGGATGAGGAATATGATGCTCTTATGAAGAACAAAACATGGCGTTTGGTGCCTCCAGTCAAGGGGAGGAATGTCATTGAcggcaagtgggtctacaaggtcaaGCAGAAATCTGATGGTACTGTTCATAGGTATAAGGCACACTTGGTTGCAAAAGGGTTTAAGCAAAGGTATGGGATTGACTACGAGGACACGTTTAGTCCTGTAGTCAAAGTAGCTACTATCAGATTAATCCTTTCAATTGCAGTGTCTAGAAACTGGTGCATTCGATAGCTAGATGTAAAGAACGCGTtcttgcatggtgttctggaagaggaagtgttcatgaaacaacctcctgggtatgAAAGCTTAAAGTTTTCACGTCACGTTTGCAAACTTGATAAGGCACTGTATCGATTAAAACAGGCACCTAGGGCTTGGTATTCTCGACTGTCGTCAAAGACAATCTCTAGGGTTCTCTCCTTCAAAGGGGGACACCTCACTATTCTTTTATCATCGGCataggattaccatttttgtgctcatttatgttgatgatattgtggtTACAAGCTCTCCTAATGCTATTGAAGCTCTTCTCAAGGACTTGGGCGAGGAGTTTGCACTTAAGGACCTTGGTAGTCTTCATTTCTTTCTTGGAATCGAGGTAAAACCTGTTAAAGAAGGGATTGTGCTATCACAAGGAAAATATGTGCAAGAAATGCTTCAGAAAGTAGGCATGAAGGGTTGCAAGCCTTCATCCACGCCCTTGTCTACTTCTGAAAAACTGTCTCTGTATGATGGAGAAGCACTTGGAGCAGAGGATGTAACCAGGTATAGGAGCATTGTAGGAGCACTTCAATACTTGACTTTGACTAGGCCAGATATTTCTTATTCAGTAAGCAAAGTTTGTCAGTTCTTACATGCTCCTACTAGTGTGCATTGGACAACAGTTAAGAGGATACTTCGATATCTTCAAGGAACCAAGGGTCATGGTCTCAAACTTGGTAAGTCAGATTCAATGCTAGTAAGTGTTTTTTTCATATGCAGACTGGGCAGGCTGTCCTGATGACAGAAGATCAATAGGAGGCTTTGCAGTATTTCTTGGAGGTAACTTGGTATCTTGGTGTGCTCGCAAGCAACCCACTGTTTCCAGGTCAAGCAcagaggctgagtataaggctctAGCCAATGCCGCTGCAGAAATTATTTGGGTTCAGAATCTGCTGACAGAATTGGGTGTTTATCATCCAAAGGCTGCATCA
The sequence above is drawn from the Triticum aestivum cultivar Chinese Spring chromosome 7A, IWGSC CS RefSeq v2.1, whole genome shotgun sequence genome and encodes:
- the LOC123148576 gene encoding myricetin 3-O-rhamnoside 1,2-glucosyltransferase UGT709G2-like, producing MMDTAAHVLVFPWPRQGHINPILHFATALVDAGLQVSFLHTERNLRRLAQAPLLGLRLLSIPDGLPEDQPCSFLDLMESMCTTGSAAYRALLLSLLSAVDAPVTCVVADGTMPFAFDIAEELGIPALAFAPHSACSYLALLSMPKLLELGEAAFPADDPVRGVPGMEGFLRRRDLPRGLSCAEKGDGDPLVLKLAEVTARSCKARALIINTAASMEGPALAHIASCACEVFAVGPLHARSTIAESASLWREDDGCMAWLDGHEDRSVVYVSLGSLAVITHEQFTEFLSGLAATGYAFLWVLRPGMVQMTSSKLLGATVEAVGGGRGRVVEWAPQRDVLRHRAVGCFLTHAGWNSTLECAVEGVPMVCWPFFADQQTNSRFVDAVWKTGLDMKDVCDRGVVEKTVRGVMISDEIKEAAQAMAQQLRLNIAEAGSSSFQFERLVRFIGELNISSSLMKPRMNED